The following are encoded in a window of Syngnathoides biaculeatus isolate LvHL_M chromosome 3, ASM1980259v1, whole genome shotgun sequence genomic DNA:
- the sema6dl gene encoding sema domain, transmembrane domain (TM), and cytoplasmic domain, (semaphorin) 6D, like isoform X1 has protein sequence MGQRAALLLSELPLLLLLPLLLVLTASRTLLAVSFPEDIAPLDVVDAHFARRYPVFRGRPSGNESQHRLDFQLMTKIQDTLFIAGRDQVYLVSLRESYRNEIIPYRKLTWRSGQADREMCAVKGKHRDECHNFIKVLVPRNDDLVFICGTNGFNPMCRYYRLDNLELDGEEINGLARCPFDSKQTNVALFAEGKLYSATVADFQASDSVIYRSMGDGSALRTIKYDSKWLKEPHFLHAAEYGNYVYFFYREIAVEHSNLGKVVYSRVARICKNDIGGSQRVLEKHWTSFVKARLNCSVPGDSFFYFDVLQSITDIININGVPSVVGVFTTQMNSIPGSAVCAFSMADIEKVFRGRFKEQKTADSIWTPFPEEKLPKPRPGCCAGYGPAASFKSSIEFPDETLQFIKSHPLMDTAVPSTGDEPWYTKTRVRYRLTALAVDNEAGPHKNYTVVFIGSESGVVLKVLAKTSSMSLNDSLLLEEIDVFNKAKCLSNHDDDKRVLSLHVDKDAHSLYVAFSSCVIRIPLSRCERHSSCQKSCIALRDPYCGWMPQGVCERIQPGLLTGYEQDIELGNTGHLGDCQAFLGTTSAPDYKSFGDPTSDMEFSSAPVTVLPSGPIPPPVLIPTQSPSTGPGPELFGSGFVLQDDPATSHSLDSLPGGQEGVWDIQASETSQMVHMNILITCVFGAFLMGALLAGLIVFCNRESFMRKQRRVHKDAESAPSCSDSAGSFVKLNGLFDSPVKEYQTNVDSPKLYTNLLNKDLKTPNGDTKTMILRDGCAPPELAALPTPESTPVLQQKGLQPIKNQWERDHRKVSGPRKESNSTSKSSQLLLPSPGPPKSNSHHPHLALGHSHIPSAVVLPNATHDHPYHDSGDDTLPHPSEKKLKNPDSKGSRKDQKRSVDARNTLNDLLKHLNDSVANPKAILHEGSAPRPRQHLTLEPMEELTELPPRVPSREASLYSPSSSLPRHSPTKRVDVPLSTTPTTPTGSLSMGGTLERPRGGYQLQRSASHRHSLSTSPNGVTMGVSVSRQHSMNRGGYMLPTPPSRLDSHVGMMGAGMHSPNPPSLSRQSSYSGHGSLPRTGLKRTPSLKPDVPPKPNGFSPQTPQMRVVNKYSY, from the exons ATGGGCCAGAGAGCCGCGCTTCTGCTCAGTgagctgccgctgctgctgctgctgccgctgctgctggtGCTAACAGCCTCACGCACTCTCCTCGCAGTCAGCTTCCCCGAGGACATTGCACCCCTGGATGTCGTCGACGCTCACT TTGCCCGGAGGTACCCCGTGTTCAGAGGCCGGCCCTCTGGTAACGAGTCGCAGCATCGCCTCGACTTTCAGCTGATGACCAAGATACAAGACACGCTCTTCATCGCTGGCAG AGATCAGGTGTACCTTGTAAGTTTGAGAGAATCCTACAGGAATGAGATCATCCCTTACAGG AAGCTGACATGGCGATCAGGCCAGGCTGACAGAGAGATGTGCGCTGTCAAGGGAAAACACAGA GATGAGTGCCATAACTTCATCAAAGTGCTGGTTCCCAGAAATGACGACCTGGTCTTCATCTGTGGCACCAACGGCTTTAACCCCATGTGCAGATACTACAGG CTGGATAACCTCGAGTTGGATGGTGAAGAGATCAACGGGCTGGCACGGTGCCCATTTGACTCCAAGCAAACCAACGTTGCCCTTTTTGCAG aGGGGAAGCTGTATTCCGCCACGGTGGCTGACTTTCAGGCCAGCGATTCTGTCATTTATCGGAGCATGGGTGATGGATCCGCCCTGAGGACCATCAAATACGACTCCAAGTGGCTTAAAG AACCTCATTTCCTGCACGCAGCCGAGTATGGGAATTATGTGTACTTTTTCTACCGAGAGATTGCGGTGGAGCACAGCAATCTGGGAAAG GTGGTCTACTCTCGCGTCGCCCGGATCTGCAAAAACGACATTGGCGGGTCTCAGCGCGTCCTAGAGAAACATTGGACATCTTTTGTGAAGGCCAGGCTGAACTGCTCCGTGCCGGGGGACTCCTTCTTCTACTTTGACGTGCTTCAATCCATCACTGACATCATCAACATCAACGGCGTCCCGTCCGTCGTGGGTGTGTTCACCACTCAGATGAACAG TATTCCCGGATCAGCAGTGTGCGCCTTTTCCATGGCCGACATCGAGAAAGTCTTCCGCGGTCGATTTAAAGAGCAGAAGACTGCCGACTCCATATGGACGCCGTTTCCGGAAGAGAAGCTACCCAAACCTCG ACCCGGGTGCTGCGCTGGTTACGGTCCAGCGGCATCCTTTAAGAGCTCCATCGAGTTCCCGGACGAAACCCTGCAGTTTATCAAGTCCCACCCTCTGATGGACACAGCTGTGCCTTCCACCGGGGATGAGCCCTGGTACACAAAGACCCGTGTCAG GTACAGACTGACGGCGCTGGCTGTGGACAATGAAGCAGGCCCGCACAAGAACTACACTGTGGTATTCATTGGTTCCGAATCAGGGGTCGTCCTCAAGGTTTTGGCAAAGACCTCGTCCATGTCCCTGAACGACAGTCTACTTCTGGAGGAAATCGACGTCTTCAACAAGGCCAA GTGCCTGTCTAACCACGACGATGATAAGCGCGTCCTGTCGCTACACGTGGATAAAGACGCACACAGCCTGTACGTTGCCTTTTCGAGCTGCGTCATTCGGATTCCCCTGAGTCGCTGTGAAAGGCATTCTTCTTGCCAGAA atCCTGCATCGCGTTACGTGATCCCTATTGTGGATGGATGCCTCAAGGAGTCTGCGAGAGGATACAGCCCGGTCTTTT GACGGGCTATGAGCAGGATATTGAATTAGGGAACACTGGCCATTTGGGAGACTGTCAGG CATTTTTGGGCACTACATCAGCGCCAGATTACAAATCATTTGGCGACCCTACCTCTG ACATGGAGTTTTCATCAGCACCAGTCACTGTCCTGCCCAGTGGGCCCATACCTCCCCCAGTACTCATTCCCACTCAGAGCCCCAGCACTGGGCCCGGTCCAGAGCTCTTCGGCTCGGGCTTTGTGCTGCAGGATGATCCGGCCACCTCTCATTCTTTAGACTCTCTCCCGGGGGGGCAAGAGG GCGTGTGGGATATCCAAGCAAGTGAAACCAGCCAGATGGTCCACATGAACATCCTGATCACCTGCGTGTTTGGCGCTTTCCTCATGGGGGCCCTGCTCGCCGGCCTGATTGTCTTCTGCAATCGCGAATCATTCATGCGAAAGCAAAGGCGCGTCCACAAGGATGCAGAATCCGCTCCATCCTGCTCGGACTCCGCTGGAAGCTTCGTCAAGCTCAACGGCCTCTTCGACAGTCCCGTAAAG GAATACCAGACCAATGTTGATTCTCCTAAGCTGTACACCAACCTGCTGAATAAAGACCTGAAAACGCCCAATGGTGACACCAAGACCATGATCCTCCGTGACGGCTGCGCGCCCCCTGAGTTGGCCGCTCTGCCAACACCCGAGTCCACTCCTGTTCTTCAGCAGAAAGGCTTGCAGCCCATTAAAAACCAGTGGGAGAGGGACCACAGGAAGGTCAGCGGTCCCCGCAAGGAATCCAACTCGACATCCAAGAGTTCTCAGCTTCTCCTGCCTTCGCCCGGTCCACCCAAATCCAACTCCCACCACCCTCACCTGGCCCTGGGACATTCTCACATTCCCAGCGCTGTTGTCCTTCCCAATGCCACACACGACCACCCATATCATGACAGTGGAGACGATACTTTACCACATCCTTCTGAGAAGAAGCTCAAGAATCCAGACTCAAAGGGAAGTAGGAAAGACCAAAAGCGGTCGGTGGATGCGAGGAATACCCTAAATGACCTTTTAAAACATCTCAATGACTCTGTGGCCAACCCTAAGGCCATTCTTCACGAGGGATCAGCGCCTCGCCCTCGACAACACCTCACACTGGAACCCATGGAGGAACTGACGGAACTACCTCCCCGGGTGCCGAGTCGCGAGGCCTCCTTGTactctccttcctcctccctgcCGAGGCACAGCCCCACCAAGAGGGTGGACGTCCCGTTGTCCACGACGCCCACCACGCCGACGGGCAGCCTAAGCATGGGGGGGACCTTGGAGAGGCCCAGAGGAGGCTATCAGCTCCAACGGAGTGCCTCGCACAGGCACTCCTTGTCCACCTCGCCGAATGGGGTGACTATGGGGGTATCTGTGTCTCGCCAGCACAGTATGAACAGAGGGGGTTACATGCTCCCGACACCCCCTTCCAGACTCGATTCCCACGTCGGAATGATGGGGGCCGGAATGCACTCGCCGAACCCTCCCTCTTTATCGCGACAAAGCAGCTACAGTGGGCACGGCTCGCTCCCGCGCACAGGACTTAAAAGGACCCCGTCGCTAAAGCCAGATGTGCCCCCGAAACCTAATGGCTTTTCGCCACAGACTCCACAGATGCGAGTGGTCAATAAGTACAGCTATTAG